One segment of Pleomorphomonas sp. PLEO DNA contains the following:
- a CDS encoding ABC transporter ATP-binding protein has protein sequence MSLLLNIDHVGKTFLQGGLLSRRRVEAVKDISLQIEAERPEILSVVGESGSGKSTLAAMVLGQQLPTRGHVLFDGIDIADIRSRADRRAFMAKVQPVLQNPFEAFNPLKRVDRYLFATATNFMTATGKPTRQEIEARVDRALVEVGLTLAEVRGRFPHELSGGQLQRTAIARALIPDPRLLVADEPVSMVDASLRMSIVNLFGSLRDRLGLSIIYITHDLATAYYISDRIIIMKKGEVVEQGNARAVLDNPQHPYSIALKNAVLTPDFA, from the coding sequence ATGAGTCTCCTTCTCAACATCGATCACGTCGGCAAGACCTTCCTACAGGGTGGTCTCCTGTCGCGGCGCCGTGTCGAGGCGGTGAAAGACATCTCGTTGCAGATCGAAGCCGAGCGGCCGGAAATCCTATCGGTGGTCGGTGAATCCGGCTCCGGCAAATCGACCTTGGCCGCCATGGTGCTCGGCCAGCAGCTGCCGACACGTGGCCACGTGCTGTTCGACGGCATCGACATCGCCGACATTCGCAGCCGGGCCGACCGACGCGCTTTCATGGCCAAGGTGCAGCCGGTGCTGCAAAACCCATTCGAAGCCTTCAATCCGTTGAAGCGTGTCGATCGCTATCTGTTCGCCACCGCCACCAATTTCATGACGGCCACGGGCAAGCCGACGCGCCAGGAAATCGAGGCGCGAGTCGATCGGGCACTGGTCGAGGTCGGACTGACGCTGGCCGAGGTGCGTGGACGCTTCCCGCACGAGCTTTCCGGAGGCCAGTTGCAGCGTACGGCGATTGCCCGCGCGCTGATCCCCGACCCGCGCCTGCTCGTGGCCGACGAGCCGGTGTCGATGGTCGATGCCTCGCTCCGGATGTCGATCGTCAACCTGTTCGGGTCGCTGCGCGACCGGCTCGGCCTGTCAATCATCTACATCACCCACGACCTTGCCACCGCCTATTATATCTCCGATCGCATCATCATCATGAAGAAGGGCGAGGTGGTGGAGCAGGGCAACGCGCGGGCGGTGCTCGACAATCCTCAGCATCCCTATTCGATCGCCCTCAAGAACGCCGTCCTGACACCCGACTTCGCTTGA
- a CDS encoding D-ribose ABC transporter substrate-binding protein yields the protein MSLRKTLKTVSLGLLAGIALTASALAADGKLIVIITPSHDNPFFKQEAVGAQAKAKELGYEAAIYSHDDDANKQNDLIDSAIAQKAAAIILDNAGADATVAAVQKAKDAGVPSFLIDREINATGIAVTQIVSNNYQGATLVAESFVEAMGEKGNFVELVGKESDTNAGVRSKGYHDVIDQYPDMKMVAQQSANWSQTEAFSKMESILQANPDVKGVISGNDTMAMGAMAALEAAGRKDVLVAGFDGSNDVRDAIIAGKIHATGLQPAFRQAQYAVELADKFLKEGKTGQPEKISMDCVLITKDNAAKLDNFALKD from the coding sequence ATGTCGCTTCGCAAGACTCTGAAGACGGTTTCCCTCGGCCTGCTGGCCGGTATCGCGCTGACCGCCTCGGCCCTCGCCGCCGATGGCAAGCTGATCGTCATCATTACCCCGAGCCATGACAACCCCTTCTTCAAGCAGGAAGCGGTGGGTGCCCAGGCCAAGGCCAAGGAACTCGGCTATGAGGCGGCGATCTACAGCCATGATGACGACGCCAACAAGCAGAATGACCTGATCGACTCGGCCATCGCCCAGAAGGCCGCCGCGATCATCCTCGACAACGCCGGCGCCGATGCCACTGTCGCCGCCGTGCAGAAGGCCAAGGACGCCGGCGTGCCGTCCTTCCTGATCGACCGCGAGATCAACGCCACTGGCATCGCCGTCACCCAGATCGTCTCCAACAACTATCAGGGCGCCACCCTGGTCGCCGAAAGCTTCGTCGAAGCCATGGGCGAGAAGGGCAACTTCGTCGAGCTGGTCGGCAAGGAATCCGACACCAACGCCGGCGTGCGTTCCAAGGGCTATCATGACGTGATCGATCAGTATCCCGACATGAAGATGGTCGCCCAGCAGAGCGCCAACTGGAGCCAGACCGAAGCCTTCTCGAAGATGGAATCGATCCTCCAGGCCAATCCGGACGTCAAGGGCGTGATCTCCGGCAACGACACCATGGCCATGGGCGCCATGGCTGCTCTTGAGGCTGCTGGCCGCAAGGACGTTCTGGTCGCCGGCTTCGACGGCTCCAACGACGTGCGCGACGCCATCATCGCTGGCAAGATCCACGCGACCGGCCTGCAGCCGGCCTTCCGTCAGGCCCAGTATGCGGTCGAACTGGCCGACAAGTTCCTGAAAGAAGGCAAGACCGGCCAGCCGGAGAAGATCTCCATGGACTGCGTGCTGATCACCAAGGACAACGCCGCCAAGCTCGATAACTTCGCGCTCAAGGATTGA
- a CDS encoding ABC transporter permease — protein sequence MTNTVATPAAEAPKGQSTPLLLLLKLRTFIALIAVVIFFSLMAPNFVTVANVVIVSKHVAINAFLAIGMTFVILTGGIDLSVGAIVGLVGMVAGALVLYGIPIEMLGVVIYPNVWEVIGIALLVGTFVGLVNGLLITRMQVAPFIATLGMLYVARGTALLMSGGSTFPNLIGKPEFGNQGFPVLGSGTIFGIPLSIWLLLVVACIAAYVALKTPFGRQIYAVGGNERAATLSGVNVNRVKLTVYMISGFCAAIAGLVVASQLVASHPASGETFEMNAIAAAVLGGTSLSGGRGTIGGTIVGAFVIGVLSDGLVMMGVSEFWQMVIKGVVIVGAVILDQMQRRIARNARLG from the coding sequence ATGACCAACACAGTTGCAACCCCGGCGGCCGAAGCGCCCAAAGGACAGTCGACACCGCTCCTTTTGCTCCTGAAGCTCAGGACCTTCATCGCGCTGATCGCCGTCGTCATCTTCTTCAGCCTGATGGCGCCGAACTTCGTCACTGTCGCCAACGTGGTGATCGTCTCCAAGCACGTGGCGATCAACGCCTTCCTCGCCATCGGCATGACCTTCGTCATTCTGACCGGCGGCATCGACCTGTCGGTCGGCGCCATCGTCGGCTTGGTCGGCATGGTAGCCGGCGCGCTGGTGCTCTACGGCATTCCGATCGAGATGCTCGGCGTGGTGATCTATCCCAATGTCTGGGAAGTGATCGGCATCGCCCTGCTGGTCGGCACCTTCGTGGGCCTCGTCAACGGCCTGCTGATTACCCGAATGCAGGTGGCGCCATTCATCGCCACGCTCGGCATGCTCTACGTCGCACGCGGCACGGCACTCCTGATGTCGGGCGGCTCCACCTTCCCGAACCTGATCGGCAAGCCGGAGTTCGGCAACCAAGGTTTCCCGGTGCTCGGCTCCGGCACCATATTCGGCATCCCCCTGTCGATCTGGCTGCTGCTTGTCGTCGCTTGCATCGCCGCCTATGTCGCCCTCAAGACGCCGTTCGGCCGACAGATCTACGCCGTTGGCGGCAATGAGCGCGCCGCCACGCTCAGCGGTGTCAACGTCAATCGCGTCAAGCTGACCGTCTACATGATTTCCGGCTTCTGCGCCGCCATCGCCGGCCTCGTCGTCGCTTCACAGCTCGTCGCCTCGCATCCGGCCTCCGGTGAGACCTTCGAGATGAACGCCATCGCGGCGGCCGTGCTCGGCGGCACCTCACTGTCGGGCGGTCGCGGCACCATCGGCGGCACCATTGTCGGTGCCTTCGTCATCGGCGTGCTCTCCGACGGCCTCGTCATGATGGGCGTCTCGGAGTTCTGGCAGATGGTTATCAAGGGCGTCGTCATCGTCGGCGCGGTTATCCTCGACCAGATGCAGCGGCGCATCGCCCGCAACGCCCGCTTGGGCTGA
- a CDS encoding sugar ABC transporter ATP-binding protein, with translation MSALEQADAPAVVLRAEKMTRVFPGTIALENVDFDVYERSVNVLIGENGAGKSTLMRILAGVDQATSGRIMMGGEEVRFSSVLDAAQKGIGIVFQELNLCPNLSVTENIFLGRDMTKGGVHIDMPRQRERAKQLLARLEHNIDPDTLVDDLRIGEQQIVEIAKALADDARVLIMDEPTSALSSSEVEVLFRVIAELKKSGVAIIYISHRLEELVRIGDYFTVLRDGHFQASAPKGEATIPWIIRQMLGTSEFAKRQQRDVKVGEPVLSVQNLKLPRVGGGYLVDDVSVDFRAGEIVGIYGLLGAGRSELFESLFGLRADARGVVTINGRAVDQLPVSRRIAAGLFLVPEDRQRDGLVQNLTVGKNLSLASLAKVTKLFTVQNGAERKAVDALFRSLRIKAPSPETPITSLSGGNQQKVVIGKSLMTEPKVLLLDEPTRGIDIGAKEEVFRTMRELADQGLAVVFATSDLKEVHAVSDRVLVMSQGRITADLPDHEATDEVIVRASTKGHAAPAHDHPAQDQ, from the coding sequence ATGAGTGCGCTCGAACAGGCCGACGCGCCGGCAGTGGTCCTTCGCGCCGAGAAGATGACCCGCGTCTTCCCCGGCACCATTGCCCTCGAGAATGTCGACTTCGACGTCTATGAGCGCTCGGTCAACGTACTGATCGGCGAGAACGGGGCCGGCAAGTCGACGCTAATGCGCATCCTCGCCGGTGTCGATCAGGCGACCTCCGGCCGCATCATGATGGGCGGCGAGGAAGTGCGGTTCTCCTCGGTGCTGGATGCCGCGCAGAAGGGCATCGGCATCGTCTTCCAAGAGCTCAACCTCTGCCCCAACCTCAGCGTTACCGAGAATATCTTCCTCGGTCGCGACATGACCAAGGGCGGCGTTCACATCGACATGCCGCGCCAGCGCGAACGGGCGAAGCAATTGCTCGCCCGCCTCGAGCACAATATCGACCCCGACACGCTGGTCGATGACCTCAGGATCGGCGAGCAGCAGATCGTCGAGATCGCCAAGGCGCTGGCCGACGACGCCCGGGTGCTGATCATGGACGAGCCGACGTCGGCGCTGTCGTCCTCCGAGGTGGAGGTGCTGTTCCGCGTCATCGCCGAGCTGAAAAAGTCAGGCGTCGCCATCATCTACATCTCGCATCGCCTCGAAGAACTGGTTCGAATCGGTGACTACTTCACCGTGCTGCGCGACGGCCACTTCCAGGCAAGCGCGCCCAAGGGCGAGGCGACGATCCCCTGGATCATCCGCCAGATGCTCGGAACCTCCGAATTCGCCAAGCGTCAGCAGCGCGACGTGAAGGTCGGCGAACCCGTGCTATCGGTCCAAAACCTGAAGTTGCCGCGCGTCGGCGGCGGCTATCTTGTCGACGACGTCAGCGTCGATTTCCGGGCCGGCGAGATCGTCGGCATCTATGGCCTGCTGGGCGCCGGTCGCTCGGAACTGTTCGAGAGCCTGTTCGGCCTCAGGGCCGACGCGCGTGGCGTGGTCACCATCAACGGTCGAGCGGTCGATCAACTGCCGGTATCCCGGCGTATCGCCGCCGGCTTGTTCCTGGTACCCGAAGATCGCCAGCGCGACGGCCTTGTGCAAAATCTGACCGTCGGCAAGAACCTGTCGCTCGCCAGTCTCGCCAAGGTGACGAAGCTGTTCACCGTGCAGAATGGCGCCGAGCGCAAGGCGGTCGACGCACTGTTCCGCTCGTTGCGCATCAAGGCGCCATCGCCGGAAACGCCCATCACCTCGCTGTCGGGCGGCAACCAGCAGAAGGTGGTCATCGGCAAGAGCTTGATGACCGAACCCAAGGTGCTGCTGCTCGACGAACCCACGCGCGGTATCGACATCGGCGCCAAGGAAGAGGTGTTCCGCACCATGCGCGAATTGGCCGACCAAGGCCTCGCGGTTGTATTCGCGACTTCCGATCTCAAGGAGGTGCACGCCGTGTCCGACCGCGTGCTGGTGATGTCGCAGGGCCGGATCACCGCCGACCTGCCCGACCACGAGGCGACCGACGAGGTCATCGTCCGCGCCTCTACCAAGGGCCACGCCGCCCCCGCTCACGACCACCCGGCTCAGGATCAGTGA
- a CDS encoding DUF2291 family protein: MPDHAKSRRLLASAADNQPFAAAGGRNGARLSRRLVVVGLLAVAVAGCKILPIQSESEAAAQKFNGADYVTKLWDTEVIPVVRDKAFPIETVIAAVEGGLDKAGPEFGHRPAEEGSPWSFVVKGTAVIKEKNTASRAGTVLIDVATPSGPVPVTIQIGPVIKGNSLRDAMPFINFQNFTNQLEFAEVGRAFNGHVGDELKIVVDKLAPGQTISYSGTFSLNSATDKILLTPVLIGPAGGAQ, translated from the coding sequence ATGCCAGATCATGCTAAGTCGCGTCGGCTTTTGGCCAGCGCGGCCGATAATCAGCCATTCGCCGCCGCTGGCGGTCGAAATGGCGCAAGACTTTCGCGGCGTCTCGTCGTTGTCGGCCTGCTGGCCGTCGCCGTGGCTGGCTGCAAGATCCTGCCGATCCAGAGCGAGAGTGAGGCGGCGGCGCAGAAGTTCAACGGCGCCGACTACGTGACAAAGCTCTGGGACACCGAGGTCATCCCGGTGGTTCGTGATAAGGCCTTCCCGATCGAGACAGTAATCGCTGCTGTCGAGGGCGGCCTCGACAAGGCCGGTCCGGAATTCGGCCATCGCCCAGCCGAGGAGGGAAGTCCCTGGAGCTTCGTCGTCAAGGGTACGGCGGTGATCAAGGAAAAGAACACCGCCTCGCGCGCCGGGACCGTGCTGATCGACGTGGCGACGCCAAGTGGCCCCGTCCCGGTGACCATCCAGATCGGGCCGGTCATCAAGGGCAACTCGCTACGCGACGCCATGCCCTTCATCAACTTCCAGAATTTCACCAACCAGCTTGAGTTTGCCGAGGTCGGTCGCGCCTTCAATGGCCACGTCGGCGACGAACTCAAGATAGTTGTCGATAAGCTGGCTCCGGGGCAGACAATTTCCTATTCCGGAACCTTCTCGCTCAATTCGGCTACCGACAAGATTCTGCTGACGCCAGTGCTGATCGGCCCGGCGGGAGGCGCCCAATGA
- a CDS encoding DeoR/GlpR family DNA-binding transcription regulator, whose translation MKILEWLQEEGSARVRELSQAFKVSEATIRQDLERLEQEGFILREHGGAYLKTVQQQVGTMSLQHIENMDSKRKIGAKAASLVRNNETIILDAGSTTTEIAQRLTTRENLTIITNALNIAIILGAVPGYAVHMPGGQFKAPTLSLSGDKSVEYFRNIFASKLFLATAGVSIDAGLTYPSFADLQLKEAMIKAASHVYLVADSSKINRTSFTRLGNLDVIHSFVTDDGIADSDAKEFERRGIELIVAT comes from the coding sequence ATGAAGATCCTCGAATGGTTGCAGGAGGAAGGGAGCGCCCGCGTGCGCGAACTCTCTCAAGCCTTCAAAGTGTCGGAAGCCACCATCCGGCAGGATCTCGAGCGGCTCGAACAGGAAGGTTTCATCCTGCGCGAGCATGGTGGCGCCTATCTGAAAACGGTGCAGCAGCAGGTCGGCACCATGTCGCTGCAGCACATCGAGAACATGGATAGCAAGCGCAAGATCGGCGCCAAGGCGGCATCACTGGTGCGCAACAACGAGACCATTATCCTCGACGCTGGCTCCACCACCACCGAGATCGCCCAGCGGCTGACGACGCGCGAAAATCTGACAATCATCACCAACGCACTGAACATAGCCATCATTCTGGGCGCCGTGCCGGGCTACGCGGTGCACATGCCCGGCGGCCAGTTCAAGGCGCCGACCTTGTCGCTATCCGGCGATAAGTCCGTTGAGTATTTTCGCAACATCTTTGCCTCGAAGCTGTTTCTCGCGACCGCCGGCGTATCGATCGACGCCGGTCTTACCTATCCGAGCTTCGCTGACCTGCAACTCAAGGAAGCAATGATCAAGGCCGCATCCCACGTCTATCTCGTGGCCGATTCCTCCAAGATCAATCGCACCTCCTTCACGCGGCTTGGCAATCTCGACGTCATCCATTCCTTCGTGACGGATGACGGCATCGCCGACAGCGATGCCAAGGAGTTCGAGCGTCGTGGCATCGAACTGATTGTCGCCACCTGA
- a CDS encoding L-fucose/L-arabinose isomerase family protein — MADKFKREVTLGLVVGSRQFFNGAPCIKARNDLEAQAARLGIRTLVPPVDATVNGAVQSRDDAKLYGRFFAAHKDEIDGLVISLANFGDEIAIVEMVMAASLGVPILLQACNDEFDKVDVKSRRDAFCGKISVANNFYNYGIPFTETTSHTSDLDGEEFGSDLDAFARVCRTVRGLHHARIGAIGARTAPFQTMRYSEKLLQAMGVTVVPVDLSEIIGRAKAIGDDAASVKDKLTAIGGYGKIDAHIRPEQVLKQAKWGIAIDEWMAENDCDASAIQCWRSLQDNYGCATCLSMSMMGEKLMPSACEVDVLGTLSMYALTLAAGQPAAILDWNNNYGYDPDKCVGTHCGNYPKSFFGDTPNIGELDVLGETIGRDKCFGAVKGKVKAGPMSFLRFSSDDLNATIKAYVGDGAFTDDPYGMDGGIAVIQVEKLRQLLKVVTQNGFEHHVAMVRGQVAGIVEEAVSRYLKLPIYHHNGEAAPTLGLKAFC; from the coding sequence ATGGCGGACAAATTCAAGCGCGAAGTGACCTTGGGCCTGGTCGTGGGCAGCCGGCAGTTTTTCAACGGCGCCCCCTGCATCAAGGCGCGCAATGACCTTGAGGCGCAGGCGGCGCGCCTTGGCATCCGTACACTTGTGCCGCCGGTCGATGCTACGGTGAACGGCGCGGTGCAGTCGCGCGACGACGCCAAGCTCTATGGCCGTTTCTTCGCCGCCCATAAGGATGAGATAGATGGCCTGGTCATCTCGCTCGCCAACTTCGGCGATGAGATCGCCATCGTCGAAATGGTGATGGCCGCCAGTCTCGGTGTGCCGATCCTCTTGCAGGCCTGCAACGACGAGTTCGACAAGGTCGACGTGAAAAGCCGTCGCGACGCCTTCTGCGGCAAGATCTCGGTGGCCAATAACTTTTATAACTACGGCATCCCATTCACCGAGACGACCAGCCATACCTCCGATCTTGATGGCGAGGAATTCGGCAGCGATCTCGACGCCTTTGCTCGCGTCTGCCGCACTGTGCGTGGCCTCCACCATGCCCGCATCGGCGCCATCGGCGCCCGCACCGCTCCGTTCCAGACCATGCGCTACTCGGAGAAATTGCTGCAGGCCATGGGCGTTACAGTGGTGCCGGTCGACCTCTCGGAGATCATCGGTCGCGCCAAGGCGATCGGCGACGACGCCGCCAGCGTGAAAGACAAGCTGACGGCCATTGGCGGCTACGGCAAGATCGACGCCCATATCCGGCCGGAGCAGGTGCTGAAGCAGGCCAAGTGGGGTATCGCCATCGACGAATGGATGGCCGAGAACGATTGCGATGCCTCGGCAATCCAATGCTGGCGGTCGCTGCAGGACAACTACGGCTGCGCGACCTGCCTCTCCATGAGCATGATGGGCGAGAAGCTGATGCCGAGCGCCTGCGAGGTGGACGTGCTCGGCACGCTCTCCATGTATGCGCTGACGCTGGCCGCCGGCCAGCCGGCCGCCATTCTCGACTGGAACAACAACTACGGCTACGACCCCGACAAGTGTGTGGGCACCCACTGCGGCAACTATCCGAAGAGCTTCTTCGGTGACACCCCCAACATCGGTGAACTCGACGTGCTGGGCGAGACCATCGGCCGCGACAAGTGCTTCGGCGCCGTCAAGGGCAAGGTGAAAGCAGGGCCGATGAGCTTCCTGCGCTTCTCCTCCGATGACCTCAACGCCACCATCAAGGCCTATGTCGGCGACGGCGCCTTTACCGACGACCCCTACGGCATGGATGGCGGCATCGCCGTAATCCAGGTCGAAAAGCTCCGGCAGCTCCTGAAAGTCGTGACGCAGAACGGCTTCGAGCATCACGTAGCCATGGTGCGCGGCCAGGTGGCCGGCATCGTCGAGGAAGCGGTCAGCCGCTACCTGAAGCTGCCCATCTACCACCACAACGGCGAGGCCGCGCCGACGCTCGGTCTCAAGGCCTTCTGTTGA
- a CDS encoding transketolase, which translates to MFLSTAPAPVSGADRINMVRARALAIRRSAFTMVHDAGLGHPGGDFSAADILASLYFAIMRYDAKQPRHPDRDRFIMSKGHCTGAFYSVLAQAGFFPEADLKTYMQPLSMLNGHPNRNYLPGIETNTGPLGHGLPVAVGIAIAGQLSAKDYRTFVLTGDGELQEGSNWEAAMAAGNRKLNRLTVIVDRNRLQQGDRTEATNGLDPLDDKWRAFGFHVEMIDGHDHGALLDVLGADPTGRDKPLCVIANTIKGKGVSFMEDNVSWHHGVPNAEQFAQAMKELI; encoded by the coding sequence ATGTTCCTTTCAACCGCCCCGGCGCCGGTTTCCGGCGCCGACAGGATCAACATGGTCCGTGCGCGGGCGCTCGCCATCCGTCGCAGCGCCTTCACGATGGTCCACGATGCCGGGCTCGGTCATCCCGGCGGCGATTTTTCGGCAGCCGACATTCTGGCGAGCCTGTATTTCGCCATCATGCGCTATGACGCCAAACAACCGCGCCATCCGGACCGCGACCGTTTCATCATGAGCAAGGGCCACTGCACCGGCGCCTTCTATTCGGTGCTGGCACAGGCCGGTTTCTTTCCGGAGGCCGACCTCAAGACCTACATGCAGCCGCTCTCCATGTTGAACGGCCACCCCAACCGCAATTATCTGCCGGGCATCGAAACCAATACCGGGCCACTCGGCCATGGCCTGCCGGTCGCCGTTGGCATCGCCATCGCCGGACAGCTTTCGGCCAAGGACTATCGCACCTTCGTGCTGACCGGCGACGGCGAGTTGCAGGAAGGCTCCAACTGGGAAGCGGCCATGGCAGCTGGCAATCGCAAGCTCAATCGTCTCACCGTCATCGTCGACCGCAACCGCCTGCAGCAGGGCGACCGTACCGAGGCCACCAACGGTCTCGACCCACTCGACGACAAGTGGCGCGCCTTCGGCTTCCACGTCGAAATGATCGACGGCCACGACCATGGCGCCCTGCTCGACGTGCTCGGCGCCGACCCCACGGGCCGCGACAAACCGCTTTGCGTGATCGCCAACACCATCAAGGGCAAGGGCGTTTCCTTCATGGAGGACAACGTCTCCTGGCATCACGGCGTTCCCAATGCCGAACAGTTCGCCCAGGCGATGAAGGAGCTTATCTGA
- a CDS encoding transketolase family protein yields the protein MSAATKSNEGLYDCRDAFSKTLEALAEADDRVVAVVNDSVGSSKLGGFKKRWPERLVNVGIAEQNMVGVGAGLANGGRIPFVSCASCFLTGRALEQIKADVAYSNTNVKLCGQSPGIGYGELGPTHHSIEDLAWLRPLANLLTIVPSDPWETAEAIRFAAAYEGPIFIRVSRYPVPALDHKLDRIEPGKAEVMRDGDDVAILANGVMLHKALQAADVLAEQGVSARVVNMAWMNPLDIEAIVDAAGTGAVVTVEEASVRGGLGGAVAETLALHRPVPMEMLGFPGFAPTGTVDFLFDHFGLSAAGISSAALKAISRKG from the coding sequence ATGTCGGCCGCCACTAAGTCCAACGAGGGCCTTTACGACTGCCGCGACGCCTTCTCGAAGACGCTCGAGGCGCTGGCCGAGGCAGACGACCGGGTGGTCGCCGTCGTCAACGACAGCGTCGGCTCGTCCAAGCTCGGCGGCTTCAAGAAACGTTGGCCGGAACGCCTCGTCAACGTCGGCATCGCCGAGCAGAATATGGTCGGCGTCGGGGCAGGCCTGGCCAACGGCGGCCGCATCCCCTTCGTCTCCTGCGCTTCCTGCTTCCTGACCGGGCGGGCGCTGGAACAAATCAAAGCGGACGTCGCCTATTCCAATACCAACGTCAAGCTGTGCGGCCAGTCGCCCGGCATCGGCTATGGTGAGCTCGGCCCGACGCACCATTCGATTGAGGACCTCGCCTGGCTCCGGCCACTGGCCAATCTCCTCACCATCGTGCCATCCGACCCCTGGGAGACCGCCGAGGCCATCCGCTTCGCCGCCGCCTATGAGGGACCGATATTCATCCGCGTCAGCCGTTATCCGGTACCGGCGCTCGACCACAAGCTCGATCGCATCGAGCCGGGCAAGGCCGAGGTGATGCGCGACGGCGATGACGTCGCCATCCTCGCCAACGGCGTCATGCTGCACAAGGCGCTTCAGGCCGCGGACGTGCTGGCGGAACAGGGCGTGTCGGCGCGCGTCGTCAACATGGCCTGGATGAATCCGCTCGACATCGAGGCGATCGTCGACGCTGCCGGAACCGGCGCCGTCGTCACCGTCGAGGAGGCCAGCGTGCGTGGGGGTCTCGGCGGCGCGGTGGCCGAAACGCTGGCGCTCCACCGGCCAGTACCGATGGAAATGCTTGGCTTCCCCGGCTTTGCGCCCACCGGCACCGTTGACTTCCTGTTCGATCATTTCGGGCTGAGCGCCGCTGGCATATCCTCCGCCGCGTTGAAAGCAATCAGCCGCAAGGGGTGA
- a CDS encoding FGGY family carbohydrate kinase has protein sequence MMDKALVLAIDQGTTNTKALLVDRSGAVIAAASRPMTVDYPEPGWAEQSADDIWAAVRAVVDELATNPRAVDIAALAVSNQRESIVVWDAATGRPLAPCVIWQCRRTAGACEALIAAGHGDFVEARTGLGINPLFPASKIAWILDRIPDGRARAAAGTIRAGTIDSWLLWNFTGGKTHATDHSNASRTQLFDTEALVWSDELCALFGVPKTMLAEVKSSDSRFGETVASVTALPAGIPIHGMMGDSHAALFGHGVREPGTVKATYGTGTSLMSLVPQRVRSRHGLSGTIAWSLGGKIWHALEGNISVSGQTVAFMASLLGLKDAGALADLAMTVPSSNGVAFVPALVGLGAPHWRNDVRGEISGLSLGTQPAHLARAAVEAVAFQVADVFAAMEADIGAPLSGLSVDGGASRNDFLMQFQADILGRPLRRGKFPEVSALGAASVAFHGLGLAMTGGEEGQTLFTPVMPTEAREMHLAGWRKAVGHLLD, from the coding sequence ATGATGGACAAGGCTCTCGTCCTGGCCATCGACCAGGGAACGACCAACACCAAGGCGCTGCTCGTCGATCGGTCGGGGGCAGTCATCGCCGCCGCCTCCAGGCCGATGACAGTTGACTACCCGGAACCCGGCTGGGCGGAACAGTCGGCCGATGACATCTGGGCGGCGGTCAGAGCGGTGGTCGATGAACTGGCCACCAATCCTCGGGCAGTCGATATCGCAGCGCTTGCCGTCTCCAACCAGCGCGAGTCGATCGTTGTCTGGGATGCGGCGACCGGACGGCCGCTGGCGCCCTGCGTCATCTGGCAGTGCCGCCGTACCGCGGGGGCCTGCGAGGCGCTAATTGCCGCCGGTCACGGCGACTTTGTCGAGGCGCGAACCGGCCTTGGCATCAACCCGCTATTCCCGGCGAGCAAGATCGCCTGGATTCTCGACCGCATTCCCGACGGGCGGGCGCGAGCGGCAGCCGGTACCATTCGGGCCGGTACCATCGACAGCTGGCTGCTGTGGAACTTCACCGGCGGCAAGACGCACGCGACCGATCATTCGAACGCCAGCCGTACCCAGCTCTTCGACACCGAGGCGCTCGTCTGGAGTGACGAGCTCTGCGCCCTGTTCGGCGTGCCAAAGACGATGCTGGCCGAAGTCAAATCTTCCGATAGTCGGTTCGGTGAGACGGTCGCCAGCGTAACAGCCCTGCCCGCCGGCATTCCCATACATGGGATGATGGGCGATTCCCACGCCGCGCTGTTCGGCCATGGCGTGCGCGAACCGGGAACCGTCAAGGCAACCTACGGCACCGGCACGTCGCTGATGTCGCTGGTACCGCAGCGCGTTCGCTCGCGCCATGGGCTTTCCGGCACCATTGCCTGGAGCCTCGGCGGAAAAATTTGGCACGCCCTAGAAGGCAACATCTCGGTGTCGGGCCAGACCGTCGCCTTCATGGCCTCGCTACTCGGCCTGAAGGATGCCGGCGCGCTCGCCGACCTCGCCATGACGGTGCCATCGAGCAACGGCGTCGCCTTCGTGCCAGCCCTGGTCGGCCTTGGCGCGCCACATTGGCGCAACGATGTGCGGGGGGAAATCTCCGGCCTGTCGCTTGGTACGCAACCGGCGCATCTGGCACGCGCCGCCGTCGAGGCGGTGGCTTTCCAGGTGGCCGACGTGTTCGCTGCAATGGAGGCAGACATCGGAGCCCCACTTTCCGGTCTTTCGGTCGACGGCGGCGCTTCGCGCAACGATTTCCTGATGCAGTTCCAAGCCGACATTCTCGGCCGACCGCTTCGCCGCGGCAAGTTCCCCGAAGTCAGCGCCCTTGGCGCCGCCTCGGTCGCTTTCCACGGCCTTGGTCTCGCCATGACCGGCGGCGAGGAAGGACAGACGCTGTTCACACCGGTCATGCCGACCGAGGCGCGCGAGATGCATCTCGCCGGCTGGCGCAAAGCCGTCGGTCATCTCTTGGACTGA